The DNA sequence TTTCtgtgtaaagaaaaaaaaattaataaaaatcaacaccaccaacaaaaattgaaagaatataaaatattgcATGAATCTCTTTTCATATACGTATGCCTGTATTGTAAAAGTAACTGTTAACATtgagtattttacatgataaTGCACATTTTATTAGTaacatattgatatttttaacgATATTACCTGAAGTTCCAAACCCTTTTCCTGcaggtaaaatatttttttcaactggACAAGCATGGTAACGATGTCATTATATAACGTTGTATTCCAGCCTGAAATAaatttggaggggggggggggtgtcaccaTGTTAGTTAATTGAAATTGACTAATTTCGTATTTAAAGAACATTTTGATCTGTTCATTGTATACTCACTGTCTTTGTGCGTGGTTTTCAGCAAGATAGGGGTGAGTTTCTTATCTTTTTCTGGTTTCACTGCCACCCAACCTGCCAAGTCAGCATATTTACTTTCAGACAGTAAACACTGTCGGGATTCCTTGTTGTATTTTAGGTACTGGCACCGTATGGACTTCAGTTGAACGCAAGTACGGATGCATAATCTAAGACTTGAAATTCCATGCTTGGTCACTGATTTCACATGTGCTTTGTCAACACGTAACGCTGTGAAGGAGGGAAAAAAAGATAGTCTAAATGCTGCAGACAGATTATAATTGTGTATTATCAAATTATGAGACTATGCACACTGGGTAACCCCTCCCCCACTTTTGATTTcccaaaagtaaaattcattCACCTATGGCAAGATCTGAAAATTATTTCCGATAGACTTACAGAAGAGAGGAGGGGTGCCACTGATGACAAAACTTGCAGCAAGTTGCCATGCAGGAAactaacccccctcccccctcaactgtataattttttcttctcaaaccTGAAAAGCCACATATCATAGATTTATGAGTGACGGAATTTGTTCATCACTGATtaatggaattattttttttctgattcACATAGACTATATAATATCGACGatgaataaattaattttccATTGGAATAATTGAGCACTGTCATCACTACTGAAGAAGTAAGGAATTAGTTTTTTTAATACTCGATCTCGGGGTTCACGGAAAATGAGATTCATATCTTGTTATATAGATGAATCTACTCAATTGATCTCACTTTTTGTAATGTACAAGGTCTGTATGGGGATCCCCAGAATTCGCACTGTTTCTCAAATTCTCAGTCTGGGGCGTCTCAAGTTTCCATCTAGAGACACAGTGCACAAAAAATTCAAGTTGCAATAATCGTCATGAATAAGGAAAGATATCATACCTCAAAGTAGACTACGccctttttttaaaactatcatTTGTaccaaacaccccccccccttttttttttataaatgtaacGAGCGGACATAGAAATTGTTGGGGCTAGGGTGTCATTTTATGGGAGAAAAGCGGGGTACCTGGAGAAAACCCACACGTGTGTCCGAGCTGCAGCGGACGACCACCTACAATCCTGCAATGCAATCCAACGGATCGAACTCGCGGCGGTAAGTATTAAACCTGTAGCGGTCAGCCGTGTTCGAtcaccggtggccagttagctcagttggtatagagcacctgactagagattcagggggcccgggttcgaatccaaATATgttccgttgcattttctccttccTCATGTTCCTGTTACATTTTGGTGCCGCGCCGTAGAgtgaccagcccctggaactgacaggtgaaaatgcctgccggGGGATTAAGAttctgggttgatgtcttcaagtgtgaagacatttaaggagagaggagtgtagcggtcagccgggtttgatcaccggtggccagttagctcagttcgtactggtagagcacctgactagagatcccggtccgttgcattttctcccttcctctTACAAACCATTATTCATCAGATCAATTACATAAAGTGTATTTTCAAACACAAGCATTCTTACCAtgaatttctttgaaaaccaACACTACTatcaaaaacaatttcattatGGTGGcaaaacgtctacatatgaCGTAATCAAAAAGGGGTTTTGGATGAGTGACGTCAGTTGGCGTTTTACATCGGGTTCGATCTTCAACATATTGAGTCACGTGATAAATTTGCAGCCATGATGGTGGGTGTCCacaatattttgtgttttattgcTTCCTGAAGTTGTTATTTGTTCATATTTGCtttaattgtcaacattttagATATTCTGCTCTATTTCTCTAGGACGGAATAGATGACAGTCCCGACCTTTTGGCGGGCGAAGGGGAGGACAAGGTAAGCATACATGCACAA is a window from the Ostrea edulis chromosome 5, xbOstEdul1.1, whole genome shotgun sequence genome containing:
- the LOC125651269 gene encoding uncharacterized protein LOC125651269 encodes the protein MKLFLIVVLVFKEIHALRVDKAHVKSVTKHGISSLRLCIRTCVQLKSIRCQYLKYNKESRQCLLSESKYADLAGWVAVKPEKDKKLTPILLKTTHKDSWNTTLYNDIVTMLVQLKKIFYLQEKGLELQKLLFGTENLAMTQLGRNILSHTVVSSARKNLQNLQTRLMQHQRQITLSSMKVLKSASFLLNFSCDNHKKTTLMENMNRLIETLHLDQRNLTRDILRNLLKTFRALRP